The genomic region CGTAATTTTTTCTTATTTTGCTTGAGTCCATAAATGGTTAAAATAAACGGTAGCGATGTCTACGATATACTTATGATTTGAGAATAGACCAGAAAGCTTATCTGCGTTTTTAATTATTAGCAAGACGGCTGTAGAAGTTATTAAACCGCTTCCAAACATGTTACTCAATTTACGTATTTGAAGTCCAGAAATTTCAGGAATGTTTATATCACTCTGAATTATTACTCTAAGATCTGGAGAAGTATAGCTTTTTGCCTTTATGGCTTGTATTATATCTTCGCTTAATAATTCTGGATAAGATATTGCAATTGAAACCTTATTGCCTTCGTCAAGTATTTCATAAAAGGTAGATTTAATTTTATCTGGAGGTATCATAGTTATACTGTAAGTAGACGAAGGCGATAATAATGAGGATAGTGGCTCTATGAATTCCTTTTCGAATTCATCGACTTTAATCTCGATCATTTTCTTAATACTAGCCCATAGATCTCTTAGAGGTATGGCTTCATAAACAGCTGGTTTTTTTCCTAATCTTTTAATCCATCCTCTTTCTTCCAGCTTTATGAGAAGAGAGTAAATTTTTGTATAGGATATTCCCAGTTGCTCTGCTAACTGCCTTGCAGTCATCTGACCTTCTAATAACAAGGTGGAATATATCCGTAATTCTGCTCTAGATATTCCTAAAATTGAAGCAAACCTAGAGACTCTTGCTAACGTATCTTCTAACGGATTACTATCCATTAAATTATTATAAGCCTATTCGCATTAAAGATTAATAGGTGTGTTAAATGGGTGGAGTAACAAAAAAGCCTATTAGTAACATTGAAAAAAGGTTAAAGA from Acidianus ambivalens harbors:
- a CDS encoding TrmB family transcriptional regulator, translated to MDSNPLEDTLARVSRFASILGISRAELRIYSTLLLEGQMTARQLAEQLGISYTKIYSLLIKLEERGWIKRLGKKPAVYEAIPLRDLWASIKKMIEIKVDEFEKEFIEPLSSLLSPSSTYSITMIPPDKIKSTFYEILDEGNKVSIAISYPELLSEDIIQAIKAKSYTSPDLRVIIQSDINIPEISGLQIRKLSNMFGSGLITSTAVLLIIKNADKLSGLFSNHKYIVDIATVYFNHLWTQAK